The proteins below are encoded in one region of Pelecanus crispus isolate bPelCri1 chromosome 4, bPelCri1.pri, whole genome shotgun sequence:
- the NKX1-1 gene encoding LOW QUALITY PROTEIN: NK1 transcription factor-related protein 1 (The sequence of the model RefSeq protein was modified relative to this genomic sequence to represent the inferred CDS: deleted 1 base in 1 codon) has protein sequence MESHGEPRLSAGGELPLYSCPGNRDRQGDNQSNTPGQEGAVAALPTVHRTTSFSVLDILDPNKFNSKRRQCALLYKSAGAEFTLGAEDKPEDSGTELAEQKALAEDFDTCTKSADLIKDGELYKAEEGELEYSSRPSRSPDSELPDDEELCGEEGGGGGGAAAPGEPDPGPLRAEAAEAGGVPAPPPPPPQPPVSAGAGPQGQQAKPKRKRTGSDSKSGKPRRARTAFTYEQLVALENKFKSTRYLSVCERLNLALSLSLTETQVKIWFQNRRTKWKKQNPGADTSAPAGGGGAGGGGAGAGLGGGALPGGLSPLSHSPPMGNPLSMHGPGSYAGHPAGGLVCAAQLPFLPSPAVLSPFVLGSQTYGAPAFYTPHL, from the exons ATGGAGAGCCATGGGGAGCCGCGGCTGTCGGCCGGCGGCGAGCTGCCGCTCTACTCCTGCCCTGGAAACCGGGACAGGCAAGGGGACAACCAGAGCAACACCCCCGGGCAAGAGGGGGCAGTGGCCGCGCTGCCCACGGTGCACAGAACCACCTCCTTCTCCGTGCTCGACATCCTGGACCCTAACAAATTCAACAGCAAACGGAGGCAGTGCGCGCTCTTGTACAAATCCGCGGGGGCCGAGTTCACGCTGGGCGCGGAGGATAAGCCCGAGGACTCAGGGACGGAGCTGGCCGAGCAAAAGGCTCTCGCCGAGGATTTCGACACGTGCACGAAGTCCGCAGACCTGATCA AGGACGGCGAGCTCTACAAGGCCGAGGAGGGCGAGCTGGAGTACAGCAGCCGGCCCAGCCGCAGCCCCGACAGCGAGCTGCCCGACGACGAGGAGCTGTGCGGCgaggagggcggcggcggcggcggcgcggcggcgcccGGCGAGCCCGACCCGGGCCCCCTGCGCGCCGAGGCGGCCGAGGCCGGCGgcgtcccggccccgccgcccccgcccccgcagccgccggtGTCGGCGGGCGCCGGGCCGCAGGGCCAGCAGGCCAAGCCCAAGAGGAAGCGGACGGGCTCGGACTCCAAGTCGGGCAAGCCCCGGCGGGCGCGGACAGCTTTCACCTACGAGCAGCTGGTGGCGCTGGAGAACAAGTTCAAGTCCACCCGGTACCTGTCGGTCTGCGAGCGCCTCAACCTGGCGCTCTCGCTCAGCCTCACCGAGACGCAGGTGAAGATCTGGTTCCAGAACCGCCGCACCAAGTGGAAGAAGCAGAACCCGGGCGCCGACACCAGCgcgcccgccggcggcggcggggccgggggcggcggggccggggccgggctgggcggcggggcgctgccgggcgggctcagccccctcagCCACTCGCCGCCCATGGGCAACCCGCTCTCCATGCACGGCCCCGGCAGCTACGCGGGGCACCCGGCCGGCGGGCTGGTCTGCGCCGCCCAGCTGCCCTTCCTGCCCAGC CCCGCCGTCCTCTCGCCCTTCGTCCTGGGCTCGCAGACGTACGGCGCCCCGGCTTTCTACACCCCGCACCTATAA